The proteins below are encoded in one region of Nakamurella flava:
- a CDS encoding class F sortase — MSTDERRSRRPALLGVAAGLALILLAPLVWWGLQPSAAGQQVSTVNVAAAEQLAGSQAVTPFSAPPSTVLDPSMPPAPAADSPPSAELSAGTGSAAEPAPPSETATAASVSPPLADPVSLSLPTLGVDATVVPVGVTTNGEMEVPRDVGTVGWYRFGPAPGASAGSAVITGHVDDVNQGTGAFARLGDLQPGDPLSVVDVDGRTLSYTVLAREQWPKSQVPLERLFDRGGEPRLVLITCGGAFDDNVLGYDDNIAITAVRVG; from the coding sequence ATGAGCACCGATGAGCGCCGGTCCCGCCGCCCCGCCCTGCTGGGTGTGGCAGCGGGACTGGCGCTCATTCTTCTCGCCCCCCTGGTCTGGTGGGGGCTGCAGCCCAGTGCAGCCGGGCAGCAGGTGAGCACCGTCAATGTGGCCGCAGCCGAGCAGTTGGCCGGCTCGCAAGCCGTCACACCGTTCTCGGCACCCCCGTCGACCGTGCTCGATCCGAGCATGCCGCCGGCTCCGGCTGCCGATTCGCCGCCCTCGGCCGAGCTCTCCGCCGGCACGGGATCCGCCGCCGAGCCCGCTCCGCCGTCGGAGACAGCCACCGCGGCATCGGTATCCCCCCCGCTCGCCGACCCCGTCTCACTGTCGTTGCCGACCCTGGGCGTCGACGCCACCGTCGTCCCCGTCGGGGTCACCACCAACGGGGAGATGGAGGTCCCTCGTGACGTCGGCACGGTCGGCTGGTACCGGTTCGGTCCGGCCCCCGGCGCTTCGGCCGGTTCCGCCGTCATCACCGGCCACGTCGACGACGTGAACCAGGGCACCGGCGCGTTCGCCCGCCTGGGCGACCTGCAGCCGGGCGATCCGCTGTCGGTCGTCGACGTCGACGGCCGCACGTTGTCCTACACCGTGCTGGCCCGGGAACAGTGGCCCAAGTCGCAGGTCCCGCTGGAGCGGCTGTTCGACCGCGGCGGCGAACCGCGACTGGTCCTCATCACCTGCGGCGGGGCGTTCGACGACAACGTCCTGGGCTACGACGACAACATCGCGATCACGGCGGTTCGGGTCGGCTGA
- a CDS encoding RNA polymerase sigma factor: protein MSDPHVVAAGVSPDPEDGDGRTQQDAPPDRPCPDGQRPTDAEREAAEAQRAADTEWAVRFRDGDETALRWAFDRYGGMVLRLARLRLGDPFDAEELVQQVYVRAWRGRQGFDPERGTLASWLMGIARRQVADRYAALDRDRKILAAAQQVAPPATNPRATEDVVDRVVITDEIARLPEQQRLVLQLAFYGRLTHSEIADRTGLPIGTVKSHIRRALLRLRAAWGVDGLG, encoded by the coding sequence GTGTCCGATCCCCACGTCGTCGCTGCGGGGGTCTCACCCGATCCCGAGGACGGAGACGGACGCACCCAGCAGGACGCTCCTCCCGATCGCCCGTGCCCGGACGGCCAGCGGCCGACGGACGCGGAGCGGGAAGCAGCGGAGGCCCAGCGGGCCGCGGACACCGAGTGGGCGGTGCGTTTCCGGGACGGGGACGAGACCGCGTTGCGGTGGGCGTTCGACCGCTACGGCGGGATGGTGCTGCGGCTGGCCCGCCTCCGTCTCGGAGACCCGTTCGACGCCGAGGAACTGGTCCAGCAGGTGTACGTGCGGGCCTGGCGCGGCCGTCAGGGCTTCGACCCCGAACGCGGCACCCTGGCCTCCTGGTTGATGGGGATCGCCCGCCGTCAGGTGGCCGATCGGTATGCCGCACTGGACCGGGACCGAAAGATCCTGGCCGCTGCGCAACAAGTTGCCCCACCCGCGACGAACCCGAGAGCAACCGAAGACGTCGTTGACCGGGTAGTCATCACCGATGAGATAGCTCGGTTACCGGAGCAGCAGCGTCTGGTGCTGCAATTGGCGTTCTACGGGAGATTGACCCACTCGGAGATCGCCGACCGAACCGGACTACCGATCGGCACCGTGAAGAGCCACATCCGGCGGGCTCTGCTTCGACTCCGCGCAGCGTGGGGGGTGGACGGCCTTGGCTGA
- a CDS encoding anti-sigma factor, protein MADDAWDERLPSDPSVWSTLFPECTSEHHPLVDDLALVAVGERLTPDLEQHILDCPPCLHAASAWVELADLAAFGNSTADVPPPGGGVWAAIGSELDLTPSGPGPGGPALGSGSRTDPVGVGRPATGRTAPPEPVSGASVAGAEATVVPLSSRRPARRWLVPAAAAAAGVALAIGAAVVGQQPDAGELRAVADLTIVPGGPATSGSRGAAELMATPQAQMVRVSVDDLPAGANSYEVWLFDGTGAMVSLGFLRDGQGVFAVPAGVDVSTFNTVDVSDEPGDGNPAHSGVSVVRGTFV, encoded by the coding sequence TTGGCTGACGACGCCTGGGACGAGCGTCTTCCCAGCGACCCCTCGGTCTGGTCGACGCTCTTCCCCGAGTGCACCAGCGAGCACCACCCGCTGGTCGACGACCTCGCGCTCGTCGCGGTCGGTGAGCGTCTGACTCCCGACCTGGAACAGCACATCCTGGACTGCCCGCCCTGTCTGCACGCCGCGTCGGCCTGGGTGGAACTGGCCGACCTGGCCGCCTTCGGCAATTCCACGGCCGACGTGCCCCCACCCGGTGGCGGGGTGTGGGCGGCGATCGGCTCCGAGCTCGACCTCACTCCCTCCGGGCCGGGACCCGGCGGTCCGGCACTGGGATCGGGCTCCCGGACGGACCCGGTGGGCGTGGGCCGGCCCGCCACGGGTCGCACTGCCCCCCCGGAGCCGGTATCCGGCGCGTCGGTCGCCGGGGCCGAGGCGACCGTGGTGCCGCTGTCCTCCCGCCGTCCGGCTCGGCGCTGGCTGGTGCCGGCGGCCGCCGCCGCGGCGGGTGTCGCGCTGGCCATCGGGGCGGCCGTGGTGGGGCAGCAACCCGACGCCGGCGAACTGCGGGCCGTGGCCGATCTGACGATCGTCCCCGGTGGCCCGGCGACCAGCGGCAGTCGCGGTGCGGCCGAGCTGATGGCGACACCGCAGGCGCAGATGGTGCGGGTCTCCGTCGACGACCTCCCGGCGGGCGCCAACTCCTACGAGGTGTGGTTGTTCGACGGCACGGGCGCCATGGTCTCGCTCGGTTTCCTGCGCGACGGTCAGGGCGTCTTCGCCGTGCCGGCCGGGGTGGACGTGAGCACGTTCAACACCGTCGACGTCTCGGACGAGCCCGGGGACGGCAACCCGGCGCACTCCGGCGTCAGCGTCGTGCGCGGCACCTTTGTCTGA
- a CDS encoding O-acetyl-ADP-ribose deacetylase — translation MAATTELVQGDITGQRVDAIVNAANHSLLGGGGVDGAIHRRGGPDILAECRRIRSEQYPDGLPTGEAVATTAGRLPARWVIHTVGPTWAKTKDKSPLLRSCYQRSLAVADQLGARTVAFPLVSAGVYRWPKDDAVRQALSVLRSSDTAVERAVLVLFDAATLAIAERVAAGTP, via the coding sequence ATGGCCGCGACCACCGAACTCGTCCAGGGCGACATCACCGGGCAGCGGGTCGACGCGATCGTGAACGCGGCCAACCATTCCCTGCTCGGTGGCGGGGGAGTGGATGGTGCCATTCACCGCCGCGGCGGGCCGGACATCCTGGCCGAATGCCGACGCATCCGGTCCGAGCAGTACCCGGACGGGCTGCCGACCGGCGAGGCGGTGGCCACGACCGCGGGGCGGCTCCCCGCCCGTTGGGTGATCCACACCGTGGGCCCCACGTGGGCGAAGACGAAGGACAAGTCGCCGCTGCTGCGGTCCTGCTACCAGCGCAGCCTGGCCGTCGCCGACCAGCTCGGCGCCCGAACGGTCGCGTTCCCACTCGTCTCGGCCGGGGTCTACCGGTGGCCCAAGGACGATGCGGTGCGCCAGGCGCTGTCCGTGCTGCGATCGAGCGACACGGCGGTGGAACGGGCCGTCCTGGTCCTGTTCGATGCGGCGACCCTCGCGATCGCCGAGCGGGTCGCCGCCGGGACACCGTGA
- a CDS encoding VOC family protein produces the protein MSTITPCLWFDGRITEAAEFYVGLFPDSRIVAVTHYPEGSPLPAGMAMTADLVVAGLPLQLLNGGPHFRLDEAFSLSVTVDGGQAEVDRLWEALLAEGGSPSQCGWLKDRFGVSWQIVPVELVRLQADPDPQVVARVMQAMLRMRKLIVADLEAAARG, from the coding sequence ATGAGCACCATCACCCCGTGCCTGTGGTTCGACGGCCGCATCACCGAGGCCGCCGAGTTCTACGTCGGCCTGTTCCCGGACTCGCGGATCGTCGCCGTCACCCACTACCCGGAGGGGTCGCCACTGCCCGCTGGCATGGCGATGACCGCCGACCTGGTGGTCGCCGGGCTGCCGCTGCAACTGCTCAACGGCGGCCCGCACTTCCGTCTCGACGAGGCGTTCTCCCTGTCGGTCACGGTGGACGGCGGCCAGGCCGAGGTCGACCGGCTGTGGGAGGCGTTGCTGGCCGAGGGCGGTTCGCCCAGTCAGTGCGGCTGGCTCAAGGACCGGTTCGGGGTGTCCTGGCAGATCGTCCCGGTCGAACTGGTCCGGCTGCAGGCCGATCCGGATCCGCAGGTGGTGGCCCGGGTGATGCAGGCGATGCTCCGGATGCGCAAGCTGATCGTCGCCGACCTGGAGGCCGCGGCCCGCGGCTGA